One part of the Symphalangus syndactylus isolate Jambi chromosome 1, NHGRI_mSymSyn1-v2.1_pri, whole genome shotgun sequence genome encodes these proteins:
- the LOC129493256 gene encoding methyl-CpG-binding domain protein 1 isoform X31, with translation MAEDWLDCPALGPGWKRREVFRKSGATCGRSDTYYQSPTGDRIRSKVELTRYLGPACDLTLFDFKQGILCYPAPKAHPVAVTSKKRKKPSRPAKTRKRQVGPQSGEVRKEAPRDETKADTDTAPASFPAPGCCENCGISFSGDGTQRQRLKTLCKDCRAQRIAFNREQRMFKRVGCGECAACQVTEDCGACSTCLLQLPHDVASGLFCKCERRRCLRIVERSRGCGVCRGCQTQEDCGRCPICLRPPRPGLRRQWKCVQRRCLRGKHARRKGGCDSKMAARRRPGAQALPPPPPSQSPEPTEPHPRALAPSPPAEFIYYCVDEDELQPYTNRRQNRKCGACAACLRRMDCGRCDFCCDKPKFGGSNQKRQKCRWRQCLQFAMKRLLPSVWSESDDGAGSPPPYRRRKRPSSARRHHLGPTLKPTLATRTAQPDHTQAPTKQEAGGGFVLPPPGTDLVFLREGASSPVQVPGPVTASTEALLQVKQEKADTQDEWTPGTAVLTSPVLVPGCPSKAVDPGLPSVKQEPPDPEEDKEENKDDSASKLAPEEEAGGAGTPVITEIFSLGGTRFRDTTVWLPRSKDLKKPGARKQ, from the exons ATGGCTGAGGACTGGCTGGACTGCCCAGCCCTGGGCCCTGGCTGGAAGCGCCGTGAAGTCTTTCGCAAGTCAGGGGCCACCTGTGGACGCTCAGACACCTATTACCAGAG CCCCACAGGAGACAGGATCCGAAGCAAAGTTGAGCTGACTCGATACCTGGGCCCTGCGTGTGATCTCACCCTCTTCGACTTCAAACAAGGCATCTTGTGCTATCCAGCCCCCAAG GCCCATCCCGTGGCGGTTACCAGCAAGAAGCGAAAGAAGCCTTCAAGGCCAGCCAAGACTCGGAAACGTCAGGTTGGACCCCAGAGTGGTGAGGTCAGGAAGGAGGCCCCAAGGGATGAGACCAAGGCTGACACTGACACAGCCCCAGCTTCATTCCCTGCTCCTGG ATGCTGTGAGAACTGTGGAATCAGCTTCTCAGGGGATGGCACCCAAAGGCAGCGGCTCAAAACGTTGTGCAAAGACTGTCGAG CACAGAGAATTGCCTTCAACCGGGAACAGAGAATGTTTAAG CGTGTGGGCTGTGGGGAGTGTGCAGCCTGCCAGGTAACAGAAGACTGTGGGGCCTGCTCCACCTGCCTCCTGCAGCTGCCCCATGATGTGGCATCGGGGCTGTTCTGCAAGTGTGAACGGAGACGCTGCCTCCGGATTGTGGAAAGG AGCCGAGGGTGTGGAGTATGCCGGGGCTGTCAGACCCAAGAGGATTGTGGCCGTTGCCCCATCTGCCTTCGCCCTCCCCGCCCTGGTCTCAGGCGCCAGTGGAAATGTGTCCAGCGACGTTGCCTACGG GGTAAACATGCCCGCCGCAAGGGAGGCTGTGACTCCAAGATGGCTGCCAGGCGGCGCCCCGGAGCCCAGGCACTGCCTCCACCACCCCCATCACAGTCCCCAGAGCCCACAGAGCCG CACCCCAGAGCCCTGGCCCCCTCGCCACCTGCCGAGTTCATCTATTACTGTGTAGACGAGGACGAGCTA caGCCCTACACGAACCGCCGGCAGAACCGCAAGTGCGGGGCCTGTGCAGCCTGCCTACGGCGGATGGACTGTGGCCGCTGCGACTTCTGCTGCGACAAGCCCAAATTCGGGGGCAGCAACCAGAAGCGCCAGAAGTGTCGTTGGCGCCAATGCCTGCAGTTTGCCATG AAGCGGCTGCTGCCCAGTGTCTGGTCAGAGTCTGATGATGGGGCAGGATCGCCCCCACCTTACCGTCGTCGAAAGAGGCCCAGCTCTGCCCGACGGCACCATCTTGGCCCTACCTTGAAGCCCACCTTGGCTACACGCACAGCCCAACCAGACCATACCCAGGCTCCAACGAAGCAGGAAGCAGGTGGTGGCTTTGTGCTACCCCCGCCTGGCACTGACCTTGTGTTTTTACGGGAGGGCGCAAGCAGTCCTGTGCAGGTGCCGGGCCCTGTTACAGCTTCCACAGAAGCCCTGTTGCAG GTGAAGCAAGAGAAGGCGGATACCCAGGACGAGTGGACACCAGGCACAGCTGTCCTGACTTCTCCCGTATTGGTGCCTGGCTGCCCTAGCAAG GCAGTAGACCCAGGCCTGCCATCTGTGAAGCAAGAGCCACCTGACCCTGAGGAGGACAAGGAGGAGAACAAGGATGACTCTGCCTCCAAATTGGCCccagaggaagaggcaggaggggCTGGCACACCCGTG ATCACGGAGATTTTCAGCCTGGGTGGAACCCGCTTCCGAGATACAACAGTCTGGTTGCCAAG GTCCAAAGACCTTAAAAAACCTGGAGCTAGAAAGCAGTAG
- the LOC129493256 gene encoding methyl-CpG-binding domain protein 1 isoform X22, giving the protein MAEDWLDCPALGPGWKRREVFRKSGATCGRSDTYYQSPTGDRIRSKVELTRYLGPACDLTLFDFKQGILCYPAPKAHPVAVTSKKRKKPSRPAKTRKRQVGPQSGEVRKEAPRDETKADTDTAPASFPAPGCCENCGISFSGDGTQRQRLKTLCKDCRAQRIAFNREQRMFKRVGCGECAACQVTEDCGACSTCLLQLPHDVASGLFCKCERRRCLRIVERSRGCGVCRGCQTQEDCGRCPICLRPPRPGLRRQWKCVQRRCLRGKHARRKGGCDSKMAARRRPGAQALPPPPPSQSPEPTEPHPRALAPSPPAEFIYYCVDEDELQPYTNRRQNRKCGACAACLRRMDCGRCDFCCDKPKFGGSNQKRQKCRWRQCLQFAMKRLLPSVWSESDDGAGSPPPYRRRKRPSSARRHHLGPTLKPTLATRTAQPDHTQAPTKQEAGGGFVLPPPGTDLVFLREGASSPVQVPGPVTASTEALLQAVDPGLPSVKQEPPDPEEDKEENKDDSASKLAPEEEAGGAGTPVITEIFSLGGTRFRDTTVWLPSLQGRHSGREDGCKVWETKDTVEPTSTSWNPRGWPGNNVSLLPPPASMMWVSCRRSWCPSSQS; this is encoded by the exons ATGGCTGAGGACTGGCTGGACTGCCCAGCCCTGGGCCCTGGCTGGAAGCGCCGTGAAGTCTTTCGCAAGTCAGGGGCCACCTGTGGACGCTCAGACACCTATTACCAGAG CCCCACAGGAGACAGGATCCGAAGCAAAGTTGAGCTGACTCGATACCTGGGCCCTGCGTGTGATCTCACCCTCTTCGACTTCAAACAAGGCATCTTGTGCTATCCAGCCCCCAAG GCCCATCCCGTGGCGGTTACCAGCAAGAAGCGAAAGAAGCCTTCAAGGCCAGCCAAGACTCGGAAACGTCAGGTTGGACCCCAGAGTGGTGAGGTCAGGAAGGAGGCCCCAAGGGATGAGACCAAGGCTGACACTGACACAGCCCCAGCTTCATTCCCTGCTCCTGG ATGCTGTGAGAACTGTGGAATCAGCTTCTCAGGGGATGGCACCCAAAGGCAGCGGCTCAAAACGTTGTGCAAAGACTGTCGAG CACAGAGAATTGCCTTCAACCGGGAACAGAGAATGTTTAAG CGTGTGGGCTGTGGGGAGTGTGCAGCCTGCCAGGTAACAGAAGACTGTGGGGCCTGCTCCACCTGCCTCCTGCAGCTGCCCCATGATGTGGCATCGGGGCTGTTCTGCAAGTGTGAACGGAGACGCTGCCTCCGGATTGTGGAAAGG AGCCGAGGGTGTGGAGTATGCCGGGGCTGTCAGACCCAAGAGGATTGTGGCCGTTGCCCCATCTGCCTTCGCCCTCCCCGCCCTGGTCTCAGGCGCCAGTGGAAATGTGTCCAGCGACGTTGCCTACGG GGTAAACATGCCCGCCGCAAGGGAGGCTGTGACTCCAAGATGGCTGCCAGGCGGCGCCCCGGAGCCCAGGCACTGCCTCCACCACCCCCATCACAGTCCCCAGAGCCCACAGAGCCG CACCCCAGAGCCCTGGCCCCCTCGCCACCTGCCGAGTTCATCTATTACTGTGTAGACGAGGACGAGCTA caGCCCTACACGAACCGCCGGCAGAACCGCAAGTGCGGGGCCTGTGCAGCCTGCCTACGGCGGATGGACTGTGGCCGCTGCGACTTCTGCTGCGACAAGCCCAAATTCGGGGGCAGCAACCAGAAGCGCCAGAAGTGTCGTTGGCGCCAATGCCTGCAGTTTGCCATG AAGCGGCTGCTGCCCAGTGTCTGGTCAGAGTCTGATGATGGGGCAGGATCGCCCCCACCTTACCGTCGTCGAAAGAGGCCCAGCTCTGCCCGACGGCACCATCTTGGCCCTACCTTGAAGCCCACCTTGGCTACACGCACAGCCCAACCAGACCATACCCAGGCTCCAACGAAGCAGGAAGCAGGTGGTGGCTTTGTGCTACCCCCGCCTGGCACTGACCTTGTGTTTTTACGGGAGGGCGCAAGCAGTCCTGTGCAGGTGCCGGGCCCTGTTACAGCTTCCACAGAAGCCCTGTTGCAG GCAGTAGACCCAGGCCTGCCATCTGTGAAGCAAGAGCCACCTGACCCTGAGGAGGACAAGGAGGAGAACAAGGATGACTCTGCCTCCAAATTGGCCccagaggaagaggcaggaggggCTGGCACACCCGTG ATCACGGAGATTTTCAGCCTGGGTGGAACCCGCTTCCGAGATACAACAGTCTGGTTGCCAAG TCTGCAGGGCAGGCACTCGGGAAGGGAAGATGGATGTAAAGTGTGGGAGACCAAGGACACAGTGGAGCCCACGAGCACGAGCTGGAACCCACGAGGATGGCCTGGAAACAATGTCAGTCTCTTACCACCTCCAGCTTCGATGATGTGGGTGTCCTGCAGAAGAAGCTGGTGCCCTtcctcacagagttaa
- the LOC129493256 gene encoding methyl-CpG-binding domain protein 1 isoform X11 produces the protein MAEDWLDCPALGPGWKRREVFRKSGATCGRSDTYYQSPTGDRIRSKVELTRYLGPACDLTLFDFKQGILCYPAPKAHPVAVTSKKRKKPSRPAKTRKRQVGPQSGEVRKEAPRDETKADTDTAPASFPAPGCCENCGISFSGDGTQRQRLKTLCKDCRAQRIAFNREQRMFKRVGCGECAACQVTEDCGACSTCLLQLPHDVASGLFCKCERRRCLRIVERSRGCGVCRGCQTQEDCGRCPICLRPPRPGLRRQWKCVQRRCLRGKHARRKGGCDSKMAARRRPGAQALPPPPPSQSPEPTEPHPRALAPSPPAEFIYYCVDEDELPYTNRRQNRKCGACAACLRRMDCGRCDFCCDKPKFGGSNQKRQKCRWRQCLQFAMKRLLPSVWSESDDGAGSPPPYRRRKRPSSARRHHLGPTLKPTLATRTAQPDHTQAPTKQEAGGGFVLPPPGTDLVFLREGASSPVQVPGPVTASTEALLQEAQCSGLSWVVALPQVKQEKADTQDEWTPGTAVLTSPVLVPGCPSKAVDPGLPSVKQEPPDPEEDKEENKDDSASKLAPEEEAGGAGTPVITEIFSLGGTRFRDTTVWLPRAGTREGKMDVKCGRPRTQWSPRARAGTHEDGLETMSVSYHLQLR, from the exons ATGGCTGAGGACTGGCTGGACTGCCCAGCCCTGGGCCCTGGCTGGAAGCGCCGTGAAGTCTTTCGCAAGTCAGGGGCCACCTGTGGACGCTCAGACACCTATTACCAGAG CCCCACAGGAGACAGGATCCGAAGCAAAGTTGAGCTGACTCGATACCTGGGCCCTGCGTGTGATCTCACCCTCTTCGACTTCAAACAAGGCATCTTGTGCTATCCAGCCCCCAAG GCCCATCCCGTGGCGGTTACCAGCAAGAAGCGAAAGAAGCCTTCAAGGCCAGCCAAGACTCGGAAACGTCAGGTTGGACCCCAGAGTGGTGAGGTCAGGAAGGAGGCCCCAAGGGATGAGACCAAGGCTGACACTGACACAGCCCCAGCTTCATTCCCTGCTCCTGG ATGCTGTGAGAACTGTGGAATCAGCTTCTCAGGGGATGGCACCCAAAGGCAGCGGCTCAAAACGTTGTGCAAAGACTGTCGAG CACAGAGAATTGCCTTCAACCGGGAACAGAGAATGTTTAAG CGTGTGGGCTGTGGGGAGTGTGCAGCCTGCCAGGTAACAGAAGACTGTGGGGCCTGCTCCACCTGCCTCCTGCAGCTGCCCCATGATGTGGCATCGGGGCTGTTCTGCAAGTGTGAACGGAGACGCTGCCTCCGGATTGTGGAAAGG AGCCGAGGGTGTGGAGTATGCCGGGGCTGTCAGACCCAAGAGGATTGTGGCCGTTGCCCCATCTGCCTTCGCCCTCCCCGCCCTGGTCTCAGGCGCCAGTGGAAATGTGTCCAGCGACGTTGCCTACGG GGTAAACATGCCCGCCGCAAGGGAGGCTGTGACTCCAAGATGGCTGCCAGGCGGCGCCCCGGAGCCCAGGCACTGCCTCCACCACCCCCATCACAGTCCCCAGAGCCCACAGAGCCG CACCCCAGAGCCCTGGCCCCCTCGCCACCTGCCGAGTTCATCTATTACTGTGTAGACGAGGACGAGCTA CCCTACACGAACCGCCGGCAGAACCGCAAGTGCGGGGCCTGTGCAGCCTGCCTACGGCGGATGGACTGTGGCCGCTGCGACTTCTGCTGCGACAAGCCCAAATTCGGGGGCAGCAACCAGAAGCGCCAGAAGTGTCGTTGGCGCCAATGCCTGCAGTTTGCCATG AAGCGGCTGCTGCCCAGTGTCTGGTCAGAGTCTGATGATGGGGCAGGATCGCCCCCACCTTACCGTCGTCGAAAGAGGCCCAGCTCTGCCCGACGGCACCATCTTGGCCCTACCTTGAAGCCCACCTTGGCTACACGCACAGCCCAACCAGACCATACCCAGGCTCCAACGAAGCAGGAAGCAGGTGGTGGCTTTGTGCTACCCCCGCCTGGCACTGACCTTGTGTTTTTACGGGAGGGCGCAAGCAGTCCTGTGCAGGTGCCGGGCCCTGTTACAGCTTCCACAGAAGCCCTGTTGCAG GAGGCCCAGTGCTCTGGCCTGAGTTGGGTTGTGGCCTTACCCCAGGTGAAGCAAGAGAAGGCGGATACCCAGGACGAGTGGACACCAGGCACAGCTGTCCTGACTTCTCCCGTATTGGTGCCTGGCTGCCCTAGCAAG GCAGTAGACCCAGGCCTGCCATCTGTGAAGCAAGAGCCACCTGACCCTGAGGAGGACAAGGAGGAGAACAAGGATGACTCTGCCTCCAAATTGGCCccagaggaagaggcaggaggggCTGGCACACCCGTG ATCACGGAGATTTTCAGCCTGGGTGGAACCCGCTTCCGAGATACAACAGTCTGGTTGCCAAG GGCAGGCACTCGGGAAGGGAAGATGGATGTAAAGTGTGGGAGACCAAGGACACAGTGGAGCCCACGAGCACGAGCTGGAACCCACGAGGATGGCCTGGAAACAATGTCAGTCTCTTACCACCTCCAGCTTCGATGA
- the LOC129493256 gene encoding methyl-CpG-binding domain protein 1 isoform X42, whose translation MAEDWLDCPALGPGWKRREVFRKSGATCGRSDTYYQSPTGDRIRSKVELTRYLGPACDLTLFDFKQGILCYPAPKAHPVAVTSKKRKKPSRPAKTRKRQVGPQSGEVRKEAPRDETKADTDTAPASFPAPGCCENCGISFSGDGTQRQRLKTLCKDCRAQRIAFNREQRMFKRVGCGECAACQVTEDCGACSTCLLQLPHDVASGLFCKCERRRCLRIVERSRGCGVCRGCQTQEDCGRCPICLRPPRPGLRRQWKCVQRRCLRGKHARRKGGCDSKMAARRRPGAQALPPPPPSQSPEPTEPHPRALAPSPPAEFIYYCVDEDELPYTNRRQNRKCGACAACLRRMDCGRCDFCCDKPKFGGSNQKRQKCRWRQCLQFAMKRLLPSVWSESDDGAGSPPPYRRRKRPSSARRHHLGPTLKPTLATRTAQPDHTQAPTKQEAGGGFVLPPPGTDLVFLREGASSPVQVPGPVTASTEALLQAVDPGLPSVKQEPPDPEEDKEENKDDSASKLAPEEEAGGAGTPVITEIFSLGGTRFRDTTVWLPRSKDLKKPGARKQ comes from the exons ATGGCTGAGGACTGGCTGGACTGCCCAGCCCTGGGCCCTGGCTGGAAGCGCCGTGAAGTCTTTCGCAAGTCAGGGGCCACCTGTGGACGCTCAGACACCTATTACCAGAG CCCCACAGGAGACAGGATCCGAAGCAAAGTTGAGCTGACTCGATACCTGGGCCCTGCGTGTGATCTCACCCTCTTCGACTTCAAACAAGGCATCTTGTGCTATCCAGCCCCCAAG GCCCATCCCGTGGCGGTTACCAGCAAGAAGCGAAAGAAGCCTTCAAGGCCAGCCAAGACTCGGAAACGTCAGGTTGGACCCCAGAGTGGTGAGGTCAGGAAGGAGGCCCCAAGGGATGAGACCAAGGCTGACACTGACACAGCCCCAGCTTCATTCCCTGCTCCTGG ATGCTGTGAGAACTGTGGAATCAGCTTCTCAGGGGATGGCACCCAAAGGCAGCGGCTCAAAACGTTGTGCAAAGACTGTCGAG CACAGAGAATTGCCTTCAACCGGGAACAGAGAATGTTTAAG CGTGTGGGCTGTGGGGAGTGTGCAGCCTGCCAGGTAACAGAAGACTGTGGGGCCTGCTCCACCTGCCTCCTGCAGCTGCCCCATGATGTGGCATCGGGGCTGTTCTGCAAGTGTGAACGGAGACGCTGCCTCCGGATTGTGGAAAGG AGCCGAGGGTGTGGAGTATGCCGGGGCTGTCAGACCCAAGAGGATTGTGGCCGTTGCCCCATCTGCCTTCGCCCTCCCCGCCCTGGTCTCAGGCGCCAGTGGAAATGTGTCCAGCGACGTTGCCTACGG GGTAAACATGCCCGCCGCAAGGGAGGCTGTGACTCCAAGATGGCTGCCAGGCGGCGCCCCGGAGCCCAGGCACTGCCTCCACCACCCCCATCACAGTCCCCAGAGCCCACAGAGCCG CACCCCAGAGCCCTGGCCCCCTCGCCACCTGCCGAGTTCATCTATTACTGTGTAGACGAGGACGAGCTA CCCTACACGAACCGCCGGCAGAACCGCAAGTGCGGGGCCTGTGCAGCCTGCCTACGGCGGATGGACTGTGGCCGCTGCGACTTCTGCTGCGACAAGCCCAAATTCGGGGGCAGCAACCAGAAGCGCCAGAAGTGTCGTTGGCGCCAATGCCTGCAGTTTGCCATG AAGCGGCTGCTGCCCAGTGTCTGGTCAGAGTCTGATGATGGGGCAGGATCGCCCCCACCTTACCGTCGTCGAAAGAGGCCCAGCTCTGCCCGACGGCACCATCTTGGCCCTACCTTGAAGCCCACCTTGGCTACACGCACAGCCCAACCAGACCATACCCAGGCTCCAACGAAGCAGGAAGCAGGTGGTGGCTTTGTGCTACCCCCGCCTGGCACTGACCTTGTGTTTTTACGGGAGGGCGCAAGCAGTCCTGTGCAGGTGCCGGGCCCTGTTACAGCTTCCACAGAAGCCCTGTTGCAG GCAGTAGACCCAGGCCTGCCATCTGTGAAGCAAGAGCCACCTGACCCTGAGGAGGACAAGGAGGAGAACAAGGATGACTCTGCCTCCAAATTGGCCccagaggaagaggcaggaggggCTGGCACACCCGTG ATCACGGAGATTTTCAGCCTGGGTGGAACCCGCTTCCGAGATACAACAGTCTGGTTGCCAAG GTCCAAAGACCTTAAAAAACCTGGAGCTAGAAAGCAGTAG
- the LOC129493256 gene encoding methyl-CpG-binding domain protein 1 isoform X17, producing the protein MAEDWLDCPALGPGWKRREVFRKSGATCGRSDTYYQSPTGDRIRSKVELTRYLGPACDLTLFDFKQGILCYPAPKAHPVAVTSKKRKKPSRPAKTRKRQVGPQSGEVRKEAPRDETKADTDTAPASFPAPGCCENCGISFSGDGTQRQRLKTLCKDCRAQRIAFNREQRMFKRVGCGECAACQVTEDCGACSTCLLQLPHDVASGLFCKCERRRCLRIVERSRGCGVCRGCQTQEDCGRCPICLRPPRPGLRRQWKCVQRRCLRHLAHRLRRRHQRCQRRTSLAVAPPTGKHARRKGGCDSKMAARRRPGAQALPPPPPSQSPEPTEPHPRALAPSPPAEFIYYCVDEDELKRLLPSVWSESDDGAGSPPPYRRRKRPSSARRHHLGPTLKPTLATRTAQPDHTQAPTKQEAGGGFVLPPPGTDLVFLREGASSPVQVPGPVTASTEALLQEAQCSGLSWVVALPQVKQEKADTQDEWTPGTAVLTSPVLVPGCPSKAVDPGLPSVKQEPPDPEEDKEENKDDSASKLAPEEEAGGAGTPVITEIFSLGGTRFRDTTVWLPSLQGRHSGREDGCKVWETKDTVEPTSTSWNPRGWPGNNVSLLPPPASMMWVSCRRSWCPSSQS; encoded by the exons ATGGCTGAGGACTGGCTGGACTGCCCAGCCCTGGGCCCTGGCTGGAAGCGCCGTGAAGTCTTTCGCAAGTCAGGGGCCACCTGTGGACGCTCAGACACCTATTACCAGAG CCCCACAGGAGACAGGATCCGAAGCAAAGTTGAGCTGACTCGATACCTGGGCCCTGCGTGTGATCTCACCCTCTTCGACTTCAAACAAGGCATCTTGTGCTATCCAGCCCCCAAG GCCCATCCCGTGGCGGTTACCAGCAAGAAGCGAAAGAAGCCTTCAAGGCCAGCCAAGACTCGGAAACGTCAGGTTGGACCCCAGAGTGGTGAGGTCAGGAAGGAGGCCCCAAGGGATGAGACCAAGGCTGACACTGACACAGCCCCAGCTTCATTCCCTGCTCCTGG ATGCTGTGAGAACTGTGGAATCAGCTTCTCAGGGGATGGCACCCAAAGGCAGCGGCTCAAAACGTTGTGCAAAGACTGTCGAG CACAGAGAATTGCCTTCAACCGGGAACAGAGAATGTTTAAG CGTGTGGGCTGTGGGGAGTGTGCAGCCTGCCAGGTAACAGAAGACTGTGGGGCCTGCTCCACCTGCCTCCTGCAGCTGCCCCATGATGTGGCATCGGGGCTGTTCTGCAAGTGTGAACGGAGACGCTGCCTCCGGATTGTGGAAAGG AGCCGAGGGTGTGGAGTATGCCGGGGCTGTCAGACCCAAGAGGATTGTGGCCGTTGCCCCATCTGCCTTCGCCCTCCCCGCCCTGGTCTCAGGCGCCAGTGGAAATGTGTCCAGCGACGTTGCCTACGG CACCTTGCTCACCGCCTGCGTCGCCGTCATCAGAGATGTCAGCGACGCACTTCCCTGGCTGTGGCTCCCCCAACT GGTAAACATGCCCGCCGCAAGGGAGGCTGTGACTCCAAGATGGCTGCCAGGCGGCGCCCCGGAGCCCAGGCACTGCCTCCACCACCCCCATCACAGTCCCCAGAGCCCACAGAGCCG CACCCCAGAGCCCTGGCCCCCTCGCCACCTGCCGAGTTCATCTATTACTGTGTAGACGAGGACGAGCTA AAGCGGCTGCTGCCCAGTGTCTGGTCAGAGTCTGATGATGGGGCAGGATCGCCCCCACCTTACCGTCGTCGAAAGAGGCCCAGCTCTGCCCGACGGCACCATCTTGGCCCTACCTTGAAGCCCACCTTGGCTACACGCACAGCCCAACCAGACCATACCCAGGCTCCAACGAAGCAGGAAGCAGGTGGTGGCTTTGTGCTACCCCCGCCTGGCACTGACCTTGTGTTTTTACGGGAGGGCGCAAGCAGTCCTGTGCAGGTGCCGGGCCCTGTTACAGCTTCCACAGAAGCCCTGTTGCAG GAGGCCCAGTGCTCTGGCCTGAGTTGGGTTGTGGCCTTACCCCAGGTGAAGCAAGAGAAGGCGGATACCCAGGACGAGTGGACACCAGGCACAGCTGTCCTGACTTCTCCCGTATTGGTGCCTGGCTGCCCTAGCAAG GCAGTAGACCCAGGCCTGCCATCTGTGAAGCAAGAGCCACCTGACCCTGAGGAGGACAAGGAGGAGAACAAGGATGACTCTGCCTCCAAATTGGCCccagaggaagaggcaggaggggCTGGCACACCCGTG ATCACGGAGATTTTCAGCCTGGGTGGAACCCGCTTCCGAGATACAACAGTCTGGTTGCCAAG TCTGCAGGGCAGGCACTCGGGAAGGGAAGATGGATGTAAAGTGTGGGAGACCAAGGACACAGTGGAGCCCACGAGCACGAGCTGGAACCCACGAGGATGGCCTGGAAACAATGTCAGTCTCTTACCACCTCCAGCTTCGATGATGTGGGTGTCCTGCAGAAGAAGCTGGTGCCCTtcctcacagagttaa
- the LOC129493256 gene encoding methyl-CpG-binding domain protein 1 isoform X34 — MAEDWLDCPALGPGWKRREVFRKSGATCGRSDTYYQSPTGDRIRSKVELTRYLGPACDLTLFDFKQGILCYPAPKAHPVAVTSKKRKKPSRPAKTRKRQVGPQSGEVRKEAPRDETKADTDTAPASFPAPGCCENCGISFSGDGTQRQRLKTLCKDCRAQRIAFNREQRMFKRVGCGECAACQVTEDCGACSTCLLQLPHDVASGLFCKCERRRCLRIVERSRGCGVCRGCQTQEDCGRCPICLRPPRPGLRRQWKCVQRRCLRGKHARRKGGCDSKMAARRRPGAQALPPPPPSQSPEPTEPHPRALAPSPPAEFIYYCVDEDELKRLLPSVWSESDDGAGSPPPYRRRKRPSSARRHHLGPTLKPTLATRTAQPDHTQAPTKQEAGGGFVLPPPGTDLVFLREGASSPVQVPGPVTASTEALLQVKQEKADTQDEWTPGTAVLTSPVLVPGCPSKAVDPGLPSVKQEPPDPEEDKEENKDDSASKLAPEEEAGGAGTPVITEIFSLGGTRFRDTTVWLPSLQGRHSGREDGCKVWETKDTVEPTSTSWNPRGWPGNNVSLLPPPASMMWVSCRRSWCPSSQS, encoded by the exons ATGGCTGAGGACTGGCTGGACTGCCCAGCCCTGGGCCCTGGCTGGAAGCGCCGTGAAGTCTTTCGCAAGTCAGGGGCCACCTGTGGACGCTCAGACACCTATTACCAGAG CCCCACAGGAGACAGGATCCGAAGCAAAGTTGAGCTGACTCGATACCTGGGCCCTGCGTGTGATCTCACCCTCTTCGACTTCAAACAAGGCATCTTGTGCTATCCAGCCCCCAAG GCCCATCCCGTGGCGGTTACCAGCAAGAAGCGAAAGAAGCCTTCAAGGCCAGCCAAGACTCGGAAACGTCAGGTTGGACCCCAGAGTGGTGAGGTCAGGAAGGAGGCCCCAAGGGATGAGACCAAGGCTGACACTGACACAGCCCCAGCTTCATTCCCTGCTCCTGG ATGCTGTGAGAACTGTGGAATCAGCTTCTCAGGGGATGGCACCCAAAGGCAGCGGCTCAAAACGTTGTGCAAAGACTGTCGAG CACAGAGAATTGCCTTCAACCGGGAACAGAGAATGTTTAAG CGTGTGGGCTGTGGGGAGTGTGCAGCCTGCCAGGTAACAGAAGACTGTGGGGCCTGCTCCACCTGCCTCCTGCAGCTGCCCCATGATGTGGCATCGGGGCTGTTCTGCAAGTGTGAACGGAGACGCTGCCTCCGGATTGTGGAAAGG AGCCGAGGGTGTGGAGTATGCCGGGGCTGTCAGACCCAAGAGGATTGTGGCCGTTGCCCCATCTGCCTTCGCCCTCCCCGCCCTGGTCTCAGGCGCCAGTGGAAATGTGTCCAGCGACGTTGCCTACGG GGTAAACATGCCCGCCGCAAGGGAGGCTGTGACTCCAAGATGGCTGCCAGGCGGCGCCCCGGAGCCCAGGCACTGCCTCCACCACCCCCATCACAGTCCCCAGAGCCCACAGAGCCG CACCCCAGAGCCCTGGCCCCCTCGCCACCTGCCGAGTTCATCTATTACTGTGTAGACGAGGACGAGCTA AAGCGGCTGCTGCCCAGTGTCTGGTCAGAGTCTGATGATGGGGCAGGATCGCCCCCACCTTACCGTCGTCGAAAGAGGCCCAGCTCTGCCCGACGGCACCATCTTGGCCCTACCTTGAAGCCCACCTTGGCTACACGCACAGCCCAACCAGACCATACCCAGGCTCCAACGAAGCAGGAAGCAGGTGGTGGCTTTGTGCTACCCCCGCCTGGCACTGACCTTGTGTTTTTACGGGAGGGCGCAAGCAGTCCTGTGCAGGTGCCGGGCCCTGTTACAGCTTCCACAGAAGCCCTGTTGCAG GTGAAGCAAGAGAAGGCGGATACCCAGGACGAGTGGACACCAGGCACAGCTGTCCTGACTTCTCCCGTATTGGTGCCTGGCTGCCCTAGCAAG GCAGTAGACCCAGGCCTGCCATCTGTGAAGCAAGAGCCACCTGACCCTGAGGAGGACAAGGAGGAGAACAAGGATGACTCTGCCTCCAAATTGGCCccagaggaagaggcaggaggggCTGGCACACCCGTG ATCACGGAGATTTTCAGCCTGGGTGGAACCCGCTTCCGAGATACAACAGTCTGGTTGCCAAG TCTGCAGGGCAGGCACTCGGGAAGGGAAGATGGATGTAAAGTGTGGGAGACCAAGGACACAGTGGAGCCCACGAGCACGAGCTGGAACCCACGAGGATGGCCTGGAAACAATGTCAGTCTCTTACCACCTCCAGCTTCGATGATGTGGGTGTCCTGCAGAAGAAGCTGGTGCCCTtcctcacagagttaa